AAATCTTCATTTTTTGCAAACCCGCACTGGTTTTAATGATTTACTATATATCAGGGTAATACGTATATAAAAAGCCGGAGCCGCTTTTAAAAAGCGGCTCCGAATCAGCTAGACTTGGATATTCCGGGTTTATTTTATACTGTAAACAGCCTGGACAGTTACCGTTACGGTGGTTTCCCCTGAACTAATGGGGGTAATTTCAGGAGCAGAGCTTACCATACCTGTATCTTTGGAGTAATCCCAGCGGGGTATATAGTTGCTGGTTTCGGTGATGTAGATAAGTTTACCCAAAGATATACCTGCTACCGAAGCCATCTGTTCGGCTCTGGCCTTGGCATCCTGAATAGCCAAAGTGCGGGCCTGCTCATAAGCGGCAGAGGGGTCATCTATTGAGAAATACAGCCCGTTTACCCGGCTGTCATCTCCGCCAGCCCTGACGGCCTCATCCAGAATACTGCCGGTCTGAGCAATCTGGCGGATTTTTACCTCAGCCTGATTGCTTACCCTGTAACCTACAATAGTCGATCTGTTATCAACCCATTCGGTAACAGGAGAGATATAGTAGCTGCTGGTCTTGATATCGGTTTCCAGCACTCCGTTGGCTTTGAGAGAGTTTATAATGGCGTTCATAGCCTGGGCGGCCTGGGCCTGGGCGGCATCAATACTGGCACCCATGCTCTCTACCCCCAGGGTCAAAATGGCTACATCAGGGCTTACAACTACCTCACCGCTGCCGTTTACCCAGACACCAGTATTCTGCTGGCTCCAGATAACACCGGGGCTGTCCGTTGTATCTGTTTCATCAGTAGTGCTGGCAGCACAACCCACTACGCCTCCGGCTAGTGAAACTACCAGTAACCCGCTTACTATAGGCAATAATATTTTTTTGTCCATCCTTACCTCCTTGATATTCAAATAATATAACGCCCCAACCAAAAAGAAGTTAGCAGCGTTTTAAAAAATTGGATGGATTTTTTGTAGAATGAATATCAGAAAGGTTGTATAATTTGCCCCAGATGAATGCTGCAAACTTGAAAAGCCTCCTGATGGAACTAGCCGGTATAATCCTGGTAGCTTTGGTTATCTTCGGAATATCAAAAGTCACCCTGTCCTACTCTATTGTAGACGGAAGCAGCATGGACCCCACCCTCAAAGACGAACAGCGCCTGCTGGTAAATAAGCTTGCATACCTGTTCGGAGAACCCCAGCGGGGCGATATTATAGTTTTCCCCCCTCCGGAACAGTATTCTTATGAAAATGACTTTATAAAGAGGATTATCGGGCTGCCGGGTGACTCGGTAGAAGTAAAAGAAGACGGTACAGTCTATATAAATGACCAACCCTTATCCGAGCCGTATGTTGTTTATCCCAAAGCTTTCCCCACCACCAAGGTTTATGTGCCGGAAGGGCAGTACTATGTAATGGGAGACAACCGGGTAGTCAGTCTTGACTCCCGTTACGGGTTTTTTGTGGCCAGGGAAGATATTGTGGGCAAGGCCTGGGTATCAGTCTGGCCTCTGGGTGAATTTCACTTCTTGTCTGTTTTGCCTATTTTGCTCATAATGAAACGGGATTAGTTATGGAAGACGTAGAAACACTCTTTGAAAAGACCGGAGCAATACTGAAGGGTCATTTTCTGTTGACTTCGGGACTGCACTCCCCCATTTACTGGGAAAAATTCAGAATCATTGAAAACCCGGAATATAACCAGCAGCTTTGCGGCATGATAGCCGAGCATTACAAAGACAAAGGGATAGAACTGGTAGCCGGCCCTACCACCGGGGGTATAGTTTTAGCCCATGAAATAGCCCGCCAGATGGGGCTGAAATGTGTTTTTGCCGAAAAAATTGCCGACAGCGAGCGCGGTTTCCGGCGGGGTTTCGTAATAAAACCGGGAGCCAAAGTGCTGGTGGTAGATGATATATTAACCACCGGCAAATCTGTCCGCGAGGTGCTGGCTGCGGTTAAAAAAGCCGGGGGTGAAGTGGCAGGCATAGGCGTACTGGTAGACCGCTCTGATACCGCTCTGCAGTTTAACGCCCCTGTTTTCAGCTGTCTGCGTTCAGCCACCACTACTTACAAACCGGAGGATTGCCCGCTTTGCCGCCAGGGTCTGCCCCTGACCAAACACGGCAGCAGTTAAAACCCGCCTAGAAAGGTTTTAAAGTATGGATACTCCCCTAATCATAGCCCTTATTGTAGTTATTACCGCCATACTTTCCATTTTTGCGGTTTATTATTATATGCGCTGGTCTTTTGAAAAGCGGTTTAAACGCTGGCAGGATGCGGCGGTAATCCTCTGGCAGAAAGATATGGAGCGGGTGCAAAAACAGTCTGTTGCCCAAAGCCGTGCCACTCTGGGTGGCCGCTTTGCCGAACAGTTAACCCCTTACCTGCCCGAGTTTAAATATGACCCCACCGAAGCCCGTTTTCTGGGCAGCCCCATAGACCTTATAGTCTTTCCGGGACTGGCACAGGGCAATCCCCGTGAGATAGTTATTGTGGAAGTAAAAACCGGCAAGCACTGCCAGCTGACAGATTCCGAAAAGAAAATCCGCCAGCTTATAGAAGACGGCATGGTACGCTGGGAGCTTATCCAGCCGG
This sequence is a window from Dehalococcoides mccartyi 195. Protein-coding genes within it:
- the lepB gene encoding signal peptidase I, translating into MNAANLKSLLMELAGIILVALVIFGISKVTLSYSIVDGSSMDPTLKDEQRLLVNKLAYLFGEPQRGDIIVFPPPEQYSYENDFIKRIIGLPGDSVEVKEDGTVYINDQPLSEPYVVYPKAFPTTKVYVPEGQYYVMGDNRVVSLDSRYGFFVAREDIVGKAWVSVWPLGEFHFLSVLPILLIMKRD
- the pyrE gene encoding orotate phosphoribosyltransferase; its protein translation is MEDVETLFEKTGAILKGHFLLTSGLHSPIYWEKFRIIENPEYNQQLCGMIAEHYKDKGIELVAGPTTGGIVLAHEIARQMGLKCVFAEKIADSERGFRRGFVIKPGAKVLVVDDILTTGKSVREVLAAVKKAGGEVAGIGVLVDRSDTALQFNAPVFSCLRSATTTYKPEDCPLCRQGLPLTKHGSS
- a CDS encoding SIMPL domain-containing protein yields the protein MDKKILLPIVSGLLVVSLAGGVVGCAASTTDETDTTDSPGVIWSQQNTGVWVNGSGEVVVSPDVAILTLGVESMGASIDAAQAQAAQAMNAIINSLKANGVLETDIKTSSYYISPVTEWVDNRSTIVGYRVSNQAEVKIRQIAQTGSILDEAVRAGGDDSRVNGLYFSIDDPSAAYEQARTLAIQDAKARAEQMASVAGISLGKLIYITETSNYIPRWDYSKDTGMVSSAPEITPISSGETTVTVTVQAVYSIK
- a CDS encoding Holliday junction resolvase-like protein translates to MDTPLIIALIVVITAILSIFAVYYYMRWSFEKRFKRWQDAAVILWQKDMERVQKQSVAQSRATLGGRFAEQLTPYLPEFKYDPTEARFLGSPIDLIVFPGLAQGNPREIVIVEVKTGKHCQLTDSEKKIRQLIEDGMVRWELIQPGVLLEKPLQEILERNTPEEDCPQEPLADTD